AGCATGGAGTTTCCATTTCTGCTACAGTATCAGCTAAGGCGAATAAAGCTATCCAGAAAGTTGATCCTTATGTAGAAAAAGGGCTAGCAGAATCCATTATGACAACGGTTGTCTTGCCACATGTAAAAACGGCTCGTGAAGGTGTGGAGCTCATTGCAGAGATTGTCAAAAAACAAGGTGCTGCTGAAGGAAACATTGTGACAATTGCAGATAAGACAGGTGTCTGGTACATGGAAATCTTATCTGGTCATCAATATGTTGCCATTAAATATCCAGACGACAAATATAGTATTTTCCCTAATACCTTCTTCTTAGGGAGTGTTGATTTTAATGATAAGGAAAATGTCATTGCTTCAGAAAATGTGGAAAAAGTAGCGCGTGATGCTAATTCTTATAAGGAAATTGATGGCAAGTTCCATATTTCTCAATCTTACAATCCGCCAATGGCAGAGGCAGATCGTTCGCGTGCTTGGGCTGGTATTAAGGCTTTGAACCCAGACGCACCAGTCAATTATGATGATAAATATTTTGATTTGTTGCAATCTAGCAATAAGAAAATCAGCGTTGCAGATGTGATGCGGATGCAGCGGAACCGTTTTGAAGGTACGCAATTCAAACCATTAGACCAAATGGAATTAGACGGTAAAGGCATTCCTCAACGTGGAAAAGTAGATCCAGTCTACAAATATCCTCTTGGCAATCCAAATGTAATGGAAGCTCATATTTTCCAATTGAAAGATAATATCCCTGCTAGCATGGGTGGTGGCACAATGTGGCTTTCTGTCGGTAGCCCTCGATTTGCACCATACTTGCCATACTATGGAAATATCAACAATACTTATGCTGCTTATCAAGTTGATACAACGAAATATGACAAAGATTCTTGGTACTGGGTTGCGTCACACATTTACGATATGGCAGCTAAACATCAAAAATTATTTGGCAATAGCATTCAAGAAAAATGGAAAGCTTTGGAAGCACGATTGATTGAAGAACAAGCCAAATTAGATGAACAATACGCAGCTGCAGGTGGAGCTTCGTCAGAAGAAGTGACTGCGTCTAGTATGGCGCGTGCAGAGGAAGTCTTTAAAGAAATGAAAGCTCTAGAAGCTGAAATGGAAGAAAAGATTAAAAATGAGCAAACGCCACCAAGCTCTAGCTTAGAACCATCTTCAAGTACAAGTGAGTCATCTTCAACCACATCTTCCACTTCGTCTACATCTCAATCTTCGTCAAGTACAAATGAAACGTCTACATCTAGTTCATCAGATACTGAAAAACCTAAACCAAGCGAAACTTCTGATACCTTAGTGGATACAGCCACAGGGGTTCGCTTGCAAAATGCAGATTTGGTGAAAGCTAATCTCAAATTAGCAGTTAAAA
This Streptococcus anginosus DNA region includes the following protein-coding sequences:
- a CDS encoding C69 family dipeptidase, producing MKKLIFRLTILLSALILFPFQAVEACTGFIVGKNLTADGSTLYGRTEDLEPNHNKVFKVHPAKDNQAGEKLIDEANGFEWQLPAHSYKYTSVSDVTPKEGIFDEVGFNEHGVSISATVSAKANKAIQKVDPYVEKGLAESIMTTVVLPHVKTAREGVELIAEIVKKQGAAEGNIVTIADKTGVWYMEILSGHQYVAIKYPDDKYSIFPNTFFLGSVDFNDKENVIASENVEKVARDANSYKEIDGKFHISQSYNPPMAEADRSRAWAGIKALNPDAPVNYDDKYFDLLQSSNKKISVADVMRMQRNRFEGTQFKPLDQMELDGKGIPQRGKVDPVYKYPLGNPNVMEAHIFQLKDNIPASMGGGTMWLSVGSPRFAPYLPYYGNINNTYAAYQVDTTKYDKDSWYWVASHIYDMAAKHQKLFGNSIQEKWKALEARLIEEQAKLDEQYAAAGGASSEEVTASSMARAEEVFKEMKALEAEMEEKIKNEQTPPSSSLEPSSSTSESSSTTSSTSSTSQSSSSTNETSTSSSSDTEKPKPSETSDTLVDTATGVRLQNADLVKANLKLAVKKTIEENADSYDITLTNPKGEAVSQVSSTVVTVPVKQGATVDSVYAMKDGKQAEKFDFVLNKDQTISFKTTHFSTYKVNYKVVKETPKQNKRGFLPSTGEKVTFLGLVGIVILGVVIFILAKRSKKNNE